A window from Primulina eburnea isolate SZY01 chromosome 2, ASM2296580v1, whole genome shotgun sequence encodes these proteins:
- the LOC140824033 gene encoding protein neprosin, producing the protein MVAHVLFSDTQNLSDSDMLTVFSGTSVGPSHACSHLQANQTFRSRHELHKSRRIRSYLKKINKPAVKTIKSPYGDVIDCVLAHHQPAFDHPKLRGQKPLEPPDRPKTNVSNIDSITGIFQSWIDNGESCPEGSIPIRRTTEKDVLRASSIRRFGKKIARGVRRDTMSSDHEHAVAFVNGEEYYGAKASLNVWAPRVTDEYEFSLSQLWLISGSFGHDLNTIEAGWQVSPELYGDNYPRFFTYWTTDAYQETGCYNLLCSGFVQINNKIAIGAAISPRSSYSSRQFDIDILIWKDPKHGHWWLELAPGLLVGYWPSFMFSHLQRHASMVQFGGEIVNTRSMGSHTSTQMGSGHFADEGFKKASYFRNLQVVDWDNNLIPLSNLHLLADHPNCYNIKAGKNSVWGNYFYYGGPGRNSRCP; encoded by the exons ATGGTTGCTCATGTCCTATTTTCTGACACGCAAAATCTCAGTGATTCTGACA TGCTCACTGTTTTCTCGGGCACCAGCGTGGGGCCGAGTCACGCCTGTAGTCATTTACAGGCAAACCAAACGTTCCGGTCGAGGCACGAGTTGCATAAGTCGAGGAGAATAAGGAGTTACCTTAAAAAGATCAACAAGCCTGCGGTCAAGACAATTAAG AGTCCTTATGGTGATGTCATAGATTGTGTTTTAGCTCATCATCAACCAGCATTTGATCATCCTAAGCTCAGAGGACAGAAGCCGCTG GAGCCACCTGACAGACCAAAGACCAATGTGTCCAATATCGACTCCATTACAGGAATATTTCAATCATGGATCGATAACGGTGAATCATGCCCTGAAGGAAGCATTCCGATCAGAAGAACAACAGAGAAAGATGTTCTGAGGGCTAGTTCGATTCGTAGATTCGGTAAAAAAATCGCAAGGGGCGTACGACGAGACACGATGAGTAGTGATCATGAG CATGCGGTTGCATTTGTGAATGGAGAGGAGTACTACGGAGCCAAGGCCAGCCTGAACGTGTGGGCGCCCCGCGTGACAGATGAATATGAATTCAGCCTGTCTCAATTATGGCTCATCTCTGGTTCCTTTGGTCATGATCTCAACACCATTGAAGCCGGTTGGCAG GTCAGCCCGGAATTATATGGAGACAACTATCCTAGGTTTTTCACGTATTGGACG ACGGATGCATACCAAGAAACGGGATGTTACAATTTACTATGTTCCGGATTTGTACAAATTAACAACAAAATTGCCATTGGAGCAGCAATTTCTCCAAGGTCATCTTACAGCTCTAGACAATTCGACATCGACATTTTGATTTGGAAG GATCCGAAGCACGGACACTGGTGGCTCGAATTGGCACCAGGGCTCCTAGTGGGATATTGGCCATCATTCATGTTTAGTCACTTACAAAGGCATGCAAGTATGGTTCAATTTGGAGGAGAAATAGTGAACACTAGATCAATGGGGTCTCACACGTCAACACAAATGGGAAGTGGGCATTTTGCAGACGAAGGATTCAAGAAAGCATCCTATTTCAGGAATTTGCAAGTTGTTGATTGGGATAATAACTTGATCCCTTTATCCAATCTTCATCTCTTGGCCGATCATCCCAATTGCTACAACATAAAAGCTGGGAAAAATAGTGTTTGGGGTAATTATTTTTACTACGGAGGCCCCGGAAGAAACTCTAGGTGTCCATAA
- the LOC140822803 gene encoding arginine-specific demethylase JMJ20 isoform X1, giving the protein MGVKIGGKVDRVDGKQLNYAEFVKNYMARNQPVILTGLTDDWRACKEWVSADGKPDLKFLSSRFGASKVQVAECDTKEFTDQKRVEMSVSEFIDRWERISGSDDGSADGNSLLYLKDWHFVKEYPEYNAYITPSFFCDDWLNLYLDKYNMHSDPCDLQEIDEISCSDYRFVYMGAKGTWTPLHADVFRSYSWSANVCGRKRWYFLSPGQHHLIFDRNMKSSVYNIFENVCKSKFPGIDEAIWIECTQEQNEIIFVPSGWYHQVHNLEDTISINHNWFNAYNISWVWDLLLREYGEARWYIEDIKDICDNFEGLCQKNLAANAGMDFCDLFRFMIRFAFANLIVLHQLTSDDGDILWNSSQMTQAIFSNLRSIRQICLNMKSVDTWEDRCLPFLFMETIADQTFIEFCNELGRTYCMVFDRGDTNVDLHRTSLEHGRLNLSDLSGSRICSPDELVRFVDYAYKVSRN; this is encoded by the exons ATGGGTGTGAAAATCGGAGGGAAAGTAGACAGAGTGGACGGGAAACAGTTGAATTACGCCGAATTTGTCAAAAATTACATGGCCAGAAACCAGCCCGTTATTCTCACCGGCCTCACCGATGACTGGCGGGCCTGCAAAGAGTGGGTCTCCGCCGACGGAAAGCCCGATCTCAAATTCCTCTCCTCACGATTCGGTGCCTCTAAAGTCCAG GTCGCGGAGTGTGATACAAAGGAATTTACCGATCAAAAGAGGGTGGAGATGTCAGTTTCTGAGTTTATTGACCGGTGGGAGCGGATTTCTGGTTCTGATGATGGCAGCGCTGATGGTAATTCGTTGTTGTATTTGAAAGATTGGCACTTTGTTAAG GAGTACCCTGAGTACAATGCCTACATTACTCCATCTTTTTTCTGCGATGACTGGCTGAATCTGTATCTTGATAAATACAATATGCACAGTGATCcctgtgatttacaagaaatagATGAAATTAGTTGCTCTGACTACCGTTTCGTATACATGGGAGCAAAAG GTACATGGACACCGCTTCATGCTGATGTTTTCAGGTCATACAGTTGGTCGGCAAATGTATGTGGCCGGAAACGATGGTACTTTCTTTCTCCAGGTCAACACCACCTTATTTTTGACAG GAATATGAAGTCTTCTGTCTATAACATTTTTGAAAACGTTTGCAAATCGAAGTTCCCCGGAATTGATGAG GCAATCTGGATAGAGTGTACTCAGGAACAAAATGAGATTATCTTTGTCCCCAGTGGATGGTATCATCAAGTTCATAATCTG GAGgatacaatatcaatcaaccACAATTGGTTCAATGCCTACAACATCTCGTGGGTG TGGGATTTGCTTTTGAGGGAATATGGCGAGGCTAGGTGGTACATTGAAGACATCAAGGACATATGTGATAATTTTGAAGGGCTATGCCAGAAAAATCTTGCAGCTAATGCAG GTATGGATTTCTGCGATCTTTTTAGGTTCATGATTCGGTTCGCCTTCGCCAATTTGATCGTACTTCACCAACTAACAAGCGATGATGGAGATATCCTCTGGAATTCATCTCAAATGACGCAGGCTATTTTTTCCAATCTTAGAAGTATCCGACAAATTTGTTTGAACATGAAATCTGTTGACACATGGGAAGATCGATGTCTCCCTTTTCTTTTTATGGAAACCATTGCGGATCAAACGTTTATTGAGTTCTGCAATGAGCTGGGAAGAACATATTGCATGGTATTTGACCGTGGTGACACGAATGTCGATCTTCATCGAACCTCACTAGAACATGGTCGACTTAATCTTTCCGACCTCTCGGGTTCTCGTATTTGTAGTCCTGATGAACTTGTTAGATTTGTGGACTACGCTTACAAAGTTAGTCGGAACTGA
- the LOC140822803 gene encoding arginine-specific demethylase JMJ20 isoform X2 has translation MTGGPAKSGSPPTESPISNSSPHDSVPLKSRSRSVIQRNLPIKRGWRCQFLSLLTGGSGFLVLMMAALMEYPEYNAYITPSFFCDDWLNLYLDKYNMHSDPCDLQEIDEISCSDYRFVYMGAKGTWTPLHADVFRSYSWSANVCGRKRWYFLSPGQHHLIFDRNMKSSVYNIFENVCKSKFPGIDEAIWIECTQEQNEIIFVPSGWYHQVHNLEDTISINHNWFNAYNISWVWDLLLREYGEARWYIEDIKDICDNFEGLCQKNLAANAGMDFCDLFRFMIRFAFANLIVLHQLTSDDGDILWNSSQMTQAIFSNLRSIRQICLNMKSVDTWEDRCLPFLFMETIADQTFIEFCNELGRTYCMVFDRGDTNVDLHRTSLEHGRLNLSDLSGSRICSPDELVRFVDYAYKVSRN, from the exons ATGACTGGCGGGCCTGCAAAGAGTGGGTCTCCGCCGACGGAAAGCCCGATCTCAAATTCCTCTCCTCACGATTCGGTGCCTCTAAAGTCCAG GTCGCGGAGTGTGATACAAAGGAATTTACCGATCAAAAGAGGGTGGAGATGTCAGTTTCTGAGTTTATTGACCGGTGGGAGCGGATTTCTGGTTCTGATGATGGCAGCGCTGATG GAGTACCCTGAGTACAATGCCTACATTACTCCATCTTTTTTCTGCGATGACTGGCTGAATCTGTATCTTGATAAATACAATATGCACAGTGATCcctgtgatttacaagaaatagATGAAATTAGTTGCTCTGACTACCGTTTCGTATACATGGGAGCAAAAG GTACATGGACACCGCTTCATGCTGATGTTTTCAGGTCATACAGTTGGTCGGCAAATGTATGTGGCCGGAAACGATGGTACTTTCTTTCTCCAGGTCAACACCACCTTATTTTTGACAG GAATATGAAGTCTTCTGTCTATAACATTTTTGAAAACGTTTGCAAATCGAAGTTCCCCGGAATTGATGAG GCAATCTGGATAGAGTGTACTCAGGAACAAAATGAGATTATCTTTGTCCCCAGTGGATGGTATCATCAAGTTCATAATCTG GAGgatacaatatcaatcaaccACAATTGGTTCAATGCCTACAACATCTCGTGGGTG TGGGATTTGCTTTTGAGGGAATATGGCGAGGCTAGGTGGTACATTGAAGACATCAAGGACATATGTGATAATTTTGAAGGGCTATGCCAGAAAAATCTTGCAGCTAATGCAG GTATGGATTTCTGCGATCTTTTTAGGTTCATGATTCGGTTCGCCTTCGCCAATTTGATCGTACTTCACCAACTAACAAGCGATGATGGAGATATCCTCTGGAATTCATCTCAAATGACGCAGGCTATTTTTTCCAATCTTAGAAGTATCCGACAAATTTGTTTGAACATGAAATCTGTTGACACATGGGAAGATCGATGTCTCCCTTTTCTTTTTATGGAAACCATTGCGGATCAAACGTTTATTGAGTTCTGCAATGAGCTGGGAAGAACATATTGCATGGTATTTGACCGTGGTGACACGAATGTCGATCTTCATCGAACCTCACTAGAACATGGTCGACTTAATCTTTCCGACCTCTCGGGTTCTCGTATTTGTAGTCCTGATGAACTTGTTAGATTTGTGGACTACGCTTACAAAGTTAGTCGGAACTGA